In the genome of Sphingopyxis sp. YF1, the window GAAATCGTCGCTCCCGACGGGACGAGCAGGCATGCGGAATCGACCGCCGCGCTCGACGGTACCCCGGTGCCGGTCACCGGCAATATGGGCTTCATCGACAGCGTCGCGCTGCGCCAGCCGGCGCCGGACACCTTGGTCATGACATTGGGCAAGGCCGGCGCGCGGGTGTCGACGCGGGTCTATACGGTCGCCGCGGATCGCAAATCCATGACCGAAACGATCGTCTGGTCGGGCGGCAATCGTGAAAAACTGGAAGCGACGCGGTTCAATCGCATCGATTGACCGTCACCCGGCGCGCATGCGCCGGCGCCCCGGCGGGTTGGGGGTGGTTCATTCGCTGGTTTTCAGGGTTTCGAGCCACCCCAACAGCTCCGCCTGCAACCGCACGCGCGCATCGGACCAGCTGTGGTCGGTCGCGACGTGCAGCGTCCTGAGCTTCGCGCCGCCGCCCTCCTTGCGGATCGCTTCGGCGAGCGCGTCGGTGCCCGCGGCGAGGCCGTCGTCGGACGAGAGGAGGAAGAGGTTCGTCCCGCTCAGTGCGGAGGCGCCCCTGGTCCAGTCGAAGGCGTTCGCGTTCGCGATCAGCTCGTCGGCCATGACCTCGGGCGAGGTGCCCGCAAGGGCTTCCTGGCCGTTGGCCTTCATCCCTGCAGCGAGCTGGTCGCGCGGGGCCTTGCCGAAGGCGCCGAGGTTGGCGGCGGAGATCATCGCGGCGCCGAGCAGGCGCCTGTCCTTCGCGGCGGTGATCGCGGTGACCCAGCCGCCCATGCTGTGCCCCATGATGACGAGGCGCTTGGGGTCGATACGCAGCTTCGCGGCGTTGGCGGGGTCGCGCGCGAAGGCGAGGACGGCGCCCGCGTCCTCGAGATTCTGCGCGAAGCGATAGCCACCGGGGCTGCCCCACGAGCCGCGATAGTTGAAGGTGATGACGGTCCAGCCGGCACGGCGGATCGCCTGTGCGAGGTCGAGATTCTTTTCGATGCCGGGCAGACCGTGGCAGATGATGACTGCCGGGTGCGGGCCGGAGCCGGCCGGGATATAGGCGACGCCGTTGACCTCCACCCCGCCGGTCGGCCCTCCGGTTGGAATATGGAGAACCTCCATCGCGGCGGGAAACGCCTTGTCGGCGGGCGGGTCGGTGTAGATTGCGGCGGGAATGCCGGCGCTTTGGGCGAGAGCG includes:
- a CDS encoding alpha/beta hydrolase codes for the protein MNRKLAVVTALSIAALPVPALAQSAGIPAAIYTDPPADKAFPAAMEVLHIPTGGPTGGVEVNGVAYIPAGSGPHPAVIICHGLPGIEKNLDLAQAIRRAGWTVITFNYRGSWGSPGGYRFAQNLEDAGAVLAFARDPANAAKLRIDPKRLVIMGHSMGGWVTAITAAKDRRLLGAAMISAANLGAFGKAPRDQLAAGMKANGQEALAGTSPEVMADELIANANAFDWTRGASALSGTNLFLLSSDDGLAAGTDALAEAIRKEGGGAKLRTLHVATDHSWSDARVRLQAELLGWLETLKTSE